The following nucleotide sequence is from Pseudobdellovibrionaceae bacterium.
AATCCAGTCCGAGAGCTGGTTCGTTCCCGGACGAATCACGTGAAAGTCTTCCTGCAGATCCAGCAACAAATACTCGGGGACCACTCCAATCGCCAAACGGGCACGAACAAACTCAAGGACCATTTCAGCAGTGGCACCATAGTAGCGAATCGGCAACTTGCGAATCTTTCGACCATAGTGGTGCTGGACCCAACGAGACATCAACAGATGGTTGGGGAAATAATCCGCCAAGGGTTGGCGCAAAATTTCCTCTAAATCAGGTGATTCCCCCAGCCAATTTTTCGGCGCAACCAAAACCAATCTCTCAGAATACAAAGGTGTGGAGTGAATAGCCTTAATTCCTCTAATTGGAAAAATGGAGAAGGCCATATCAATTTTCCGTTCAATTAACAGACGACTTAGACGGGATGGAGCCTCAAAAGTCCACTTTACCTGAACCTCGGGCGAATGGTGAAGAAACTCACTCATAGGAGCCATCAACTCGCGCTTGGCAAACTCCAGGTAGGCACCAATCCGAACCCGACCGGCAATCGGCGTGGAATCAGAGCCCAGTCGCTCCAGACATCCATGCAACTCTTCAGTAACGACGCGCAGAGAGGAATTGAGAGCTCGTGCCTTTTCTGTTGGTACCAGCTTGCGTCCAACGCGATGAAACAACCTGTAGCCAAGGTTT
It contains:
- a CDS encoding LysR family transcriptional regulator; protein product: MRLNNIDFNKLMVFSSVVRNGGYRAASEEMHLTRSAISQAVTSLEENLGYRLFHRVGRKLVPTEKARALNSSLRVVTEELHGCLERLGSDSTPIAGRVRIGAYLEFAKRELMAPMSEFLHHSPEVQVKWTFEAPSRLSRLLIERKIDMAFSIFPIRGIKAIHSTPLYSERLVLVAPKNWLGESPDLEEILRQPLADYFPNHLLMSRWVQHHYGRKIRKLPIRYYGATAEMVLEFVRARLAIGVVPEYLLLDLQEDFHVIRPGTNQLSDWIWLNEYKRDFANSAHQAFSKFVRDYFAEKSA